One region of Salvia miltiorrhiza cultivar Shanhuang (shh) chromosome 3, IMPLAD_Smil_shh, whole genome shotgun sequence genomic DNA includes:
- the LOC131014742 gene encoding rab GTPase-activating protein 22-like isoform X1, producing MVENQRGVLLLPKGRFVIPGIHPMLAGGAAAVEAIGSRIGELSRVVFVGGGSGGGFWRDAAANGGVTLAFTAFAGLALAAAVFYTTSGRLKSPWSRRKRKHILSPQQWRSLFTPDGKLRDNGVKFLKKVRSGGVDPSIRGEVWPFLLGVYDLRSTKEERDTTKAQNRKEYEKLRRQCRRLLKHISEPCKLSENGETSNAGSGSITEGMDSPGSEEVVSARESLSSEETFDNNFDDCRTTSSIMDEYEGSKRITDSNVAFDSESSDSESSDDPELSQTFDFTESTQDQDPENDLSSKEDSSPSSTDVQSQPFSREDFATWQRIIRLDAIRANEDWISYSPTQATVTDAKAQRAAEAVRLKDYEHLIPSRIYHAARLVAILEAYALYDPEIGYCQGMSDLLSPIIAVMTEDHEAFWCFVGFMKKARHNFRLDEVGIRRQLNIVSKIIKYKDSHLYRHLEELQAEDCFFVYRMVVVLFRRELTFEQTLCLWEVVWADQAAIRAGIGKSAWSRIRQRAPPTDDLLLYAIAASVLQRRKQIVEKYNSMDEILRECNSMAGHLDVWKLLDDAHHLVVNLHDKIETS from the exons ATGGTGGAAAATCAACGAGGCGTGTTGCTTCTTCCCAAGGGCAGATTCGTCATTCCGGGCATCCACCCCATGCTTGCCGGCGGCGCCGCGGCGGTCGAAGCCATCGGGAGCAGAATCGGCGAGCTGAGCAGGGTCGTGTTTGTTGGAGGTGGCAGCGGTGGAGGATTCTGGAGGGATGCGGCGGCGAACGGCGGCGTGACCCTCGCCTTCACGGCGTTTGCTGGCCTCGCGTTAGCCGCCGCAGTGTTCTACACTACTAG TGGTCGCCTAAAATCCCCATGGTCCCGGAGAAAAAGGAAACATATACTCTCACCTCAGCAGTGGAGAAGTTTGTTCACTCCAGATGGAAAGCTCCGTGACAATGGAGTTAAATTCCTGAAGAAAGTTCGAAGTGGA GGTGTTGATCCTAGTATTAGGGGAGAGGTTTGGCCATTTCTTCTTGGAGT CTATGACCTGAGAAGTaccaaagaagaaagagataCTACTAAAGCCCAGAACAG AAAGGAATATGAGAAACTGCGGAGGCAATGTCGCCGACTCCTTAAACATATCAGTGAACCTTGTAAGTTAAGtgaaaatggtgaaacaagTAATGCAGGTAGCGGAAGTATCACTGAAGGCATGGATTCTCCTGGCTCTGAAGAGGTGGTGAGTGCCAGAGAATCCCTTTCGAGTGAGGAAACATTCGATAATAATTTCGATGATTGCCGTACCACCAGCTCCATTATGGATGAATATGAGGGTTCAAAGAGAATTACAGATTCCAACGTCGCCTTTGACTCAGAATCCTCAGACTCTGAATCCTCAGATGATCCTGAACTGAGTCAAACTTTCGACTTTACAGAAAGCACACAGGACCAGGACCCTGAAAATGACCTGTCCTCAAAGGAGGATTCGTCTCCTTCAAGCACGGATGTTCAGTCTCAACCCTTCAGTAGGGAGGATTTTGCCACCTGGCAGCGAATTATCCGTCTAGATGCTATTCGGGCCAATGAGGATTGGATCTCATACTCCCCAACGCAGGCTACGGTGACAGATGCAAAAGCCCAACGTGCTGCTGAGGCAGTGAGGCTGAAGGATTATGAACACCTAATTCCTAGCAGGATCTACCACGCTGCTCGTTTGGTAGCCATTCTTGAAGCCTATGCACTTTACGACCCTGAAATTGGGTATTGCCAGGGGATGAGTGATCTACTTTCTCCCATAATAGCTGTGATGACAGAGGACCACGAAGCTTTCTGGTGCTTCGTGGGTTTCATGAAGAAGGCTCGTCACAATTTCCGGCTTGATGAAGTGGGAATCAGAAGGCAGCTGAACATCGTCTCAAAAATCATCAAGTACAAGGACTCACACCTCTACAGGCATCTAGAGGAACTCCAGGCGGAGGATTGCTTCTTTGTATACAGGATGGTGGTCGTACTCTTTAGAAGGGAACTAACTTTCGAGCAAACTCTATGCCTCTGGGAAGTCGTGTGGGCCGATCAGGCTGCAATTAGGGCTGGTATAGGGAAGTCTGCTTGGAGCAGGATTAGGCAGCGGGCCCCTCCAACCGACGATCTTTTGCTTTATGCTATTGCAGCTTCTGTCCTGCAAAGGAGGAAACAAATCGTAGAAAAGTACAACAGCATGGACGAGATTCTAAGGGAGTGCAACTCGATGGCCGGGCATCTCGACGTGTGGAAGCTTCTGGATGATGCGCACCACTTGGTTGTCAACCTCCATGACAAGATCGAGACTTCTTGA
- the LOC131014742 gene encoding rab GTPase-activating protein 22-like isoform X2, whose product MRALRRSQTSSKSSPPSSSSNTSSSPPSSSWIHLRSVLYIVASSNSSPASCSSSSSDRGRLKSPWSRRKRKHILSPQQWRSLFTPDGKLRDNGVKFLKKVRSGGVDPSIRGEVWPFLLGVYDLRSTKEERDTTKAQNRKEYEKLRRQCRRLLKHISEPCKLSENGETSNAGSGSITEGMDSPGSEEVVSARESLSSEETFDNNFDDCRTTSSIMDEYEGSKRITDSNVAFDSESSDSESSDDPELSQTFDFTESTQDQDPENDLSSKEDSSPSSTDVQSQPFSREDFATWQRIIRLDAIRANEDWISYSPTQATVTDAKAQRAAEAVRLKDYEHLIPSRIYHAARLVAILEAYALYDPEIGYCQGMSDLLSPIIAVMTEDHEAFWCFVGFMKKARHNFRLDEVGIRRQLNIVSKIIKYKDSHLYRHLEELQAEDCFFVYRMVVVLFRRELTFEQTLCLWEVVWADQAAIRAGIGKSAWSRIRQRAPPTDDLLLYAIAASVLQRRKQIVEKYNSMDEILRECNSMAGHLDVWKLLDDAHHLVVNLHDKIETS is encoded by the exons ATGAGAGCTCTAAGACGAAGTCAGACTTCGTCAAAATCTTCGCCACCGTCATCGTCTTCAAATACGTCGTCGTCTCCACCGTCTTCGTCGTGGATTCATTTGAGATCGGTTCTGTACATAGTAGCTTCCTCCAACTCCTCACCAGCCTCTTgttcttcttcctcatctgATCG TGGTCGCCTAAAATCCCCATGGTCCCGGAGAAAAAGGAAACATATACTCTCACCTCAGCAGTGGAGAAGTTTGTTCACTCCAGATGGAAAGCTCCGTGACAATGGAGTTAAATTCCTGAAGAAAGTTCGAAGTGGA GGTGTTGATCCTAGTATTAGGGGAGAGGTTTGGCCATTTCTTCTTGGAGT CTATGACCTGAGAAGTaccaaagaagaaagagataCTACTAAAGCCCAGAACAG AAAGGAATATGAGAAACTGCGGAGGCAATGTCGCCGACTCCTTAAACATATCAGTGAACCTTGTAAGTTAAGtgaaaatggtgaaacaagTAATGCAGGTAGCGGAAGTATCACTGAAGGCATGGATTCTCCTGGCTCTGAAGAGGTGGTGAGTGCCAGAGAATCCCTTTCGAGTGAGGAAACATTCGATAATAATTTCGATGATTGCCGTACCACCAGCTCCATTATGGATGAATATGAGGGTTCAAAGAGAATTACAGATTCCAACGTCGCCTTTGACTCAGAATCCTCAGACTCTGAATCCTCAGATGATCCTGAACTGAGTCAAACTTTCGACTTTACAGAAAGCACACAGGACCAGGACCCTGAAAATGACCTGTCCTCAAAGGAGGATTCGTCTCCTTCAAGCACGGATGTTCAGTCTCAACCCTTCAGTAGGGAGGATTTTGCCACCTGGCAGCGAATTATCCGTCTAGATGCTATTCGGGCCAATGAGGATTGGATCTCATACTCCCCAACGCAGGCTACGGTGACAGATGCAAAAGCCCAACGTGCTGCTGAGGCAGTGAGGCTGAAGGATTATGAACACCTAATTCCTAGCAGGATCTACCACGCTGCTCGTTTGGTAGCCATTCTTGAAGCCTATGCACTTTACGACCCTGAAATTGGGTATTGCCAGGGGATGAGTGATCTACTTTCTCCCATAATAGCTGTGATGACAGAGGACCACGAAGCTTTCTGGTGCTTCGTGGGTTTCATGAAGAAGGCTCGTCACAATTTCCGGCTTGATGAAGTGGGAATCAGAAGGCAGCTGAACATCGTCTCAAAAATCATCAAGTACAAGGACTCACACCTCTACAGGCATCTAGAGGAACTCCAGGCGGAGGATTGCTTCTTTGTATACAGGATGGTGGTCGTACTCTTTAGAAGGGAACTAACTTTCGAGCAAACTCTATGCCTCTGGGAAGTCGTGTGGGCCGATCAGGCTGCAATTAGGGCTGGTATAGGGAAGTCTGCTTGGAGCAGGATTAGGCAGCGGGCCCCTCCAACCGACGATCTTTTGCTTTATGCTATTGCAGCTTCTGTCCTGCAAAGGAGGAAACAAATCGTAGAAAAGTACAACAGCATGGACGAGATTCTAAGGGAGTGCAACTCGATGGCCGGGCATCTCGACGTGTGGAAGCTTCTGGATGATGCGCACCACTTGGTTGTCAACCTCCATGACAAGATCGAGACTTCTTGA
- the LOC131014745 gene encoding probable 6-phosphogluconolactonase 4, chloroplastic, with protein sequence MDLKWYVMILASTIFSIVVAKLITPIAKMAFATPQKGKTKVLKFDSEEDVAAALAKYTADLSDNFVKEKGSFSVVLSGGSLIDTLRKLVESPYKESVDWSKWLIFWVDERVVPLDHQDSNYLLASRGFLSKVPIPPSNIYAINDKLSPEGAADDYEERLKRLVSSKVLPVSSITGFPKFDLMLLGMGPDGHVASLFPSRQQRYEKKRWVTFITDSPKPPPPRITFTFPVINSASEIAMVITGAELADTTKAALGGEQSSPPLPCTEVSAEGELTWFLDKDAASKL encoded by the exons ATGGATTTGAAATGGTATGTAATGATATTGGCCTCCACAATCTTTTCAATCGTTGTGGCTAAACTCATCACTCCAATCGCCAAAATGGCTTTCGCCACTCCGCAAAAAGGCAAAACCAAAGTGCTCAAATTCGACTCCGAGGAAGACGTCGCCGCCGCTCTCGCCAAATACACCGCCGATCTGTCCGACAACTTCGTCAAAGAAAAGGGGTCCTTCTCCGTCGTTCTCTCCGGCGGCTCTCTCATCGACACGCTCAG AAAGCTGGTGGAATCTCCGTATAAGGAATCTGTGGATTGGTCGAAATGGCTGATATTTTGGGTTGATGAGAGAGTGGTTCCTCTTGATCATCAAGACAGCAATTATCTACTTGCTTCGCGGGGTTTTCTGTCAAAG GTACCAATTCCTCCTAGCAACATCTACGCCATCAACGACAAGCTGTCCCCGGAGGGTGCAGCAGACGACTATGAGGAGCGCCTGAAACGCCTCGTCTCAAGCAAGGTCCTGCCCGTTTCAAGCATCACAGGCTTCCCCAAGTTCGACCTAATGCTGCTCGGGATGGGGCCGGATGGGCACGTGGCGTCTCTGTTCCCTTCACGGCAGCAGCGCTATGAGAAGAAGCGTTGGGTGACCTTCATCACGGACTCCCCGAAACCACCTCCACCGCGGATCACCTTCACATTCCCAGTGATCAACTCGGCTTCAGAAATCGCAATGGTGATCACTGGGGCCGAGCTGGCTGATACCACCAAGGCAGCATTGGGCGGCGAGCAGAGCTCGCCTCCGCTGCCTTGCACTGAGGTGTCAGCTGAAGGAGAGCTCACGTGGTTCCTTGACAAAGATGCTGCTTCGAAACTGTGA